From the Pseudomonas monsensis genome, the window AAGCCGGTGTAGGAAAAGCACTCGAACTGCCTGCACATCTTTCTGATTTGTTTGAGCGAAATGAACGCTGCACCGTTCTGCCAAACGAGCTGAAAGCCGTACAGGCCTTTGTCAGCCAGCATGGCAACCGCGGCAAGCCGCTTTAAGCCAGTAAAAGCTGTCACATTTTGAAGCCCGTCTCCTGACGGGCTTTTTTGTTTCTGCTGCCACACTGCTCGGGTTTTCACCCACGAAGGACGGGTGAGTCGATCACGAAGGAAGTGGCAATGCTGTTTTATAGAGGTTTGAAACCGGCACTGGGCTGGATGTTGTTGTTTGGATTACTGGGGTTGATGCGTTGCAGTCTGGCGGCGCAGCTGGCGCTGCACGAAGAGGTCGCGGCATTCAATGTTCAACCTGTGGAACTGGACGCCCGCGAGCGCCAATGGATTCACGAAAACCCTCGGGTAACGGTGGCATCGGTGCAATATCCGTTGTACCTGTTTCAGGATGAACACGGGCAATGGAGCGGTTTGAACAACGACGTGCTCAAACGCGTCAGTGCGATGACCGGGCTGCAGTTTGTGCATCAGGAGTCGTTCTCCACCGACCACCTGCTTGAGCGACTGGAGAGCGGGGCGGCGGACATCAGCACGACGTTGGCCATGAGTGACGAGCGCAAGGTGTTTCTGGATTTCAGCCATGCCTTCGGTGGCGCAGGCTGGGTGTTCGTTGGCCACATCGGCGCGCCGCGGGTGGAATCGTTCGAGCAGTTGGCCGGACGTGTCGTTGTGCTGCCGGCCCGGCATGCTCTGGAAGACCTGATTCGGCGCGATTTCCCGCTGATCACAGTGCGTTCGGTCAAGACGTACGCCGAAGCCCGCGCATTGGTCGAGAGCGGCGAAGCCTATGCCACCATCGAAAATGAAATCGGGGCGCAGCTCTATCCCTTGGGATTGCTCAGGGTGGGCGGGCTGCTGGAAGGCAAGTGGGAAGCTGATCATCTGGCGGTGCGCAAAGGCATGCCGGAGCTACTGAGTATTCTCAACAAGGCACTTGAGGCGTTTCCCGCGACCGAGTTACGGGCCATTCGCCTGAAATGGCTGGAGGGCGTTGCACCTGTCCCGGAGCAGTCGATCTGGCAGCGGATGATCGAATGGGGCTGCTGGGTGATGGGCGGGTGGAGTATTTTCGGTCTGTTGTCGCTGGTGTGGAACCGGCGCCTGACGGCGGTGATCAAGTTGCGCCGCGAGGCCGAGAAGGATCTGGGCGATCAACTGGCGTTTCAACACGCGCTGATCGACTCCATGCCTGACCCGATGTTCGTCCGCGATCTGCAAGGGCGTCTGATCATGTGCAACCGCAGCTATGAAGAAGCGCTTTCGGTTCGCCAGGATCAAGTGCAGGGCCGCTTGCTGTTCGAAGTCGATGCATTGCCCGAAGCGACGGCCTCAATGCTGCACGACGAGTTCATGGTGCAATTGCGCACGCGCAAGTCACGTTTCAGCAAACGGCAATTGCAATTCAAAAATGGCCCGCGTGAGGTCTATCAGTGGACTGTGCCGTTCTACAGTGCCGACGGCCAGTTGCGCGGTCTGTTGGGCGGCTGGACCGATATCACCCAGCGTAGGACGGAAAGCGGATGCCGATGTCCGCACTGAGGATTAGGAAATGTCCTATAGGACGCGACTACTTTTCCGATGGGAGGCTTAAGACGACTGCCCTAGAGTGAACGACAACTGCGGTGAGAGTCCGCGATTGTCGCTTTAGAGGTCGCCTATGCGCTCGCTTAAAATCCTGATTCTTGAACCCAATCCGTTTCAACTGATGGCGTTGCATCAAATGCTCAACGCCATCGGCATCTATGACGTTCTGACCGCGCCGTCGCTGGCATCGGCCTTGTGTTCCCTGGGGCATCGCGGCGCGGTCGATATCGCCATCTGCGATCCGCAGCTCAAGGGTGGCGATGGCCTGGCCCTGATCCATCATCTGGCGCAACAGGATCAAGCTCGGGCTTTGATCCTGCTGGGGGCGGTCGCATCGAGTGTGTTGGGCGATCTTGAACGCTTGCTGTGCGAGCATCGCCTGCGAATGCTGGGGTGCCTGCAAACACCGGTCTCGGCGGTGCTGATGAGAGGTTTGCTGGACAGTTATCTGCTCGCGCCCATGGCGGCGCGGGCCTGAAGCGTACGGTTATTTTTCTGTCATCTTCACCGTGCATGCTCTGACAGACCGGTAACGCTTCCAGGGATGGAGCAACCGGCAGGCAGAACTTTCTTCTCGGGCCGGTGGTCATTTACTGTGGACATGCCCCAGACACAATGTTTTCGGACTATTGAGTGGAGATCGAGATGGAAAGTATCAGTCTATTGCTCGGTGAGGCTCTGAGCCCGTATCAGGTTTCGTTGTCTGCAAGCGGCGCCCGTGGCGAATGCCGGGTGACCTTGAAGAACAGCAACGGCGCAATTGTGGTGGAACGCGAATTCAATCAGGCGCAGTTGAGCGACAAACGCCTGCTGACGGATGTGGTCGATGGTCTGCACCGTGACATTCTGATCGCCGAAGGGCGCCTGGAACCCTGTGTGATCGCGGCATTGCGCAACGCAGCACTGGACAAGCGTCCGGCGCTCTGAAGATGAAATATTTTTTGTGGGAACCTTCCTGCATCCCTGTCAGTCAGACCCCATAACAGCAGGATCAAGCATTGTGCTCCGGTGCTTGTCGCTTGCTGCTACGGGTCCTTTGTAGACCACGTTTAACCCCGAGTCGTCTCCCCACTTCTCGGGGTTTCTTTTGTCCGGCGTTTGCTTAATGGGTCGCCTGCTGCTCGAAAAAGACACGGGCCTGCTCCAGATAATCAGCCTGCCGCTCGGGATCGAGCCACGCCGCGTAGAGCTGATTCAGATGCGCGTGGGGCAGGGTGCGCAACAGTTGGTTGATTTCACTGATCGCCTGACGTCCCTGAGTTGTGTCGGAACAGGCGACGTAACCCGAGAGATATTTCCCGGTGCCCTGGATGGGGTAGAACGCCAGCTCGTCCTCGGCGATCTTCGCCTGTTTCGCCTGATAGCGGATTTCCGGCCAGTAACCCAGCACCACCTGCAATCGGCCCAGACGCTGCATCGACAGCAGATTGCTCAGGGCGTCGTTACCGTAATGGGGGGTCAGCGCACCGCTGTGGGCTTGATGGAGTATGTTGTCGATGAACTCGCCGTAGCTGCGTTCAGCGACCACGCCGACTTTTCTGTCGGTGGCGGCCAACAGCGCCGACAGGTCGACCTCGCCGCCCACCAGATAGGGTTCGAGCAGCGAACGGTCTTGCTGACGAACCACCAGACCATTGCTCACCACGCGTATCGCCGGGATCGAATACACGACCCATTGCGCGCGGTCCTTGTTCCACAACAGCGCGGGGTCACAGGCAAAAGGGTTTTCGTGCAGCATCTGCAGGCCACGGGCGCGATTGACCCGCATCAGTGTGTGTTCGTATTGCGGCAGGCCGGCGATCAGCAGCGGCATCAATTGATCGATCACGCCCTGGTCCTTTTTCGGGCCTTCTAATATCGTCAGGGGCGGCAGGTCGCGCAACAACCAGATCAGCGTCGGTTTGGCCTGTGCTGCGGTCGACACGGCCAGCAGAAACAGCAGGCCGAACAGGCGCCACGTCCACCAGTGATGGGCGCGGTTGGCCTCAGATGTCTGCTGGCGTTTCAGCTTAAATGGCTCCGTCTTCGCGCAACCGGGCGATCTGTTGCTCGTCGTAGCCAAGGTCGTGGAGTACCTGCGCGTTGTGTTCACCGAGCTGTGGCCCGACCCATTCGGAAGAGCCCGGTGTCTCAGAGAGTTTCGGCACGATGCCCGGCATCTTGAAGTCCTTGCCGTCCGGCAGCTTGGCGTGCAGGAACATTTCCCGCGCCAGGTACTGCGGATCGTTGAACATGTCTTCGGCGCTGAAGATCCGGCTCGCGGGCACCTCGGCCTGATTGAGCAGGTCGAGCACCGTTTGCAGCGGTAACGAATTGACCCAGCGATCGATCACCCCATACAACTCGTCGCGACGATTGTCGCGTCCGTCGTTGCTCGCCAGTGCCGGGTCATTGGCCAGATCGTCCCGGCCAATGATCATCATGAAGCGCTTGAAAATGGCATCGCCGTTGGCGCCGATCTGCACATGCTTGCCGTCGGCACTGGTGTGAATCGACGACGGTGTAATGCCCGGCATGATGTTGCCGGTGCGCTCACGGATGAAACCGAACACATCGAACTCCGGGACCATGCTTTCCATCATGGCGAAGATCGCTTCATATAGCGCCACATCAACCACCTGGCCGAGGCCACCGTTGACCTCGCGATGACGCAACGCCATCAGTGCGCCGATCACACCCCACAGCGCGGCAATCGAATCGCCGATGGAAATCCCGGTGCGCACCGGTGGCCGGTCCTCGAAACCGGTGATGTAGCGCAACCCGCCCATGGACTCACCGACTGCGCCGAACCCCGGCTGATCCTTCATCGGTCCGGTCTGACCGAAACCCGAGAGGCGCACCATCACCAGTTTCGGGTTCAGCGCGTGCAGGGTTTCCCAACCCAGCCCCAGTTTCTCCAGAACGCCGGGGCGGAAATTCTCGATGAGAATGTCGGCTTCGCCGAGCAATTTCTTCAGGATGGCCAGGCCGTCGGGATGCTTGAGGTTCAGCGTCAGCGACTTTTTATTGCGCGCCTGCACGAACCACCACAGCGACGTGCCTTCGTACAACTTGCGCCATTTGCGCAAGGGATCACCGCCGTCCGGCGACTCGATCTTGATCACGTCGGCACCGAACTCGCCGCAAATACGCGAGGCAAACGGCCCGGCAATCAACGTACCCAATTCAATGACTTTCACACCGCTGAGCGGTTTGTTGGCGAACGGCATACAGAATCCTGTAGGACAAGGCTGAGCAGATACAGCGTTTTAACATAGCCGGCTGTCAGACGCCGCAGCTTGATCGCCATCAATTCGATGATTGCCTACCGCATCGGTTAGACTTGCCGACTTTCCTCGTATCAAGAAGCCCGTTCATGGCCCAGCCTTCGACCACGTACAAGTTTGAACTGAACCTCACCGACCTCGACCGCAGCATCTACGAGAGCGTCAAGCAGACCATCGCCCGTCACCCTTCGGAGACCGAAGAGCGCATGACCGTGCGGCTGCTGGCCTACGCCCTCTGGTACAACGAGCAGTTGTCGTTCGGTCGTGGTCTGTCGGACGTGGATGAACCTGCACTGTGGGAAAAGAGCCTGGACGACCGTGTCCTGCACTGGATCGAAGTCGGCCAGCCGGATGCCGATCGTCTGACTTGGTGCTCGCGTCGCACCGAGCGCACCAGCCTGCTGGCGTACGGCAGCCTGCGCGTCTGGGAAACCAAGGTGATCCCGGCGATCAAGAACCTGAAGAACGTCAACATCGCCGCCGTGCCGCAAGAGGTGCTGGAGACCCTGGCCAAGGACATGCCCCGCGTCATCAAGTGGGACGTGATGATCAGCGAAGGGACGATCTTCGTCACCGACGACCGTGGTCAGCACGAAGTCCAGTTGCAATGGCTGCAAGGTGAGCGCGGCTGATCCTGCGCCGCCACCGGATTAAACCCACGTATTCAAGAGAAGTTTCTGTCACCCCATGCGTATCGAACCTCGTCAGCTGCCTGCCACTCTGCCTTTTCTCGGTGATATTCCACCGCTGTTGACCCGCCTGTACGCCGCGCGGGGCGTGCAGTCCGAGGCCGAACTGGACAAGAGCCTGGCGCGCTTGATCCCGTTCCAGCAACTCAAGGGCATTGATGCGGCGGTCGACTTGCTGGTGACGGCACTGGAGCAGCGCCAGCGCATTCTGATCGTTGGCGACTTCGATGCGGACGGTGCGACCGCCAGCACCGTGGGCATGCTCGGGTTGCGCCTGTTGGGCGCGGCGCATGTCGATTATCTGGTGCCGAACCGCTTCGAATACGGCTATGGCCTGACCCCGGAAATCGTCGAAGTCGCCCTGACCCGCGAGCCGCAGTTGCTGATTACCGTCGACAACGGCATCTCCAGTGTCGAAGGCGTGGCCGCTGCGAAAAAGGCCGGGCTCAAGGTCTTGATCACTGACCACCACTTGCCCGGCGATGAACTGCCGCAGGCCGATGCGCTGGTCAACCCGAACCAGCCGGGCTGCGAATTTCCGAGCAAGGCGCTGGCCGGCGTGGGCGTGATTTTCTATGTACTGATGGCCTTGCGTGCGCGCCTGCGCAGCCTCGGCTGGTACGAGAGCAAACCACAACCGAATATCGGCGAACTGCTCGATCTGGTGGCGCTGGGCAGCGTTGCCGACGTGGTGCCGCTGGATGCCAACAACCGGATTCTGGTGCATCAGGGCCTGGAGCGGATTCGCGCCGGGCGCGCACGGCCGGGGATCAAGGCGATCCTCGAAGTGGCCAAGCGCGACGCTGCACGTATTACGTCCACCGACCTCGGTTTTATCGTCGGCCCACGCCTGAACGCGGCGGGGCGCCTGGACGACATGAGTCTGGGTATCGAATGCCTGCTGACCGCCGACGCCAACCGCGCTCGGGAAATGGCCGCGCAACTGGACGGCATGAATCAGGATCGCAAATCCATCGAGCAGGGCATGCAGCGCGAGGCGCTGGCCCAACTCAAGGACTTGCCGGTGGAGTCGATGCCGTTCGGTCTGTGCCTGTTCGATCCCGAGTGGCACCAGGGCGTCATCGGTATTCTCGCGTCGCGGATGAAAGAGCGTTATTTCCGTCCGACCATTGCCTTCGCTGATGCCGGTGACGGTCTGCTCAAGGGCTCCGGGCGTTCTGTGCAGGGCTTCCATATTCGCGACGCCCTGAGCGTGGTGGCGGCGCAGCATCCGAACCTGATTGCCAAATACGGTGGTCACGCCATGGCGGCCGGCCTGACCTTGCCACAGGAGAATTTTGCGCTGTTCGCCGAGGCATTCGATGCTGAAGTGCGTCGGCAACTTCGCGAAGAAGACCTGACCGGGCGCATGCTGTCGGACGGAACACTGGCGGTTGAGGAATTCCACCTCGAACTGGCCCGTGCCTTGCGCCATGCCGGGCCTTGGGGCCAGCACTTCCCGGAGCCGCTGTTCCACGGCGTGTTTCAGTTGGTCGAGCAGCGTGTGGTGGGTGAGCGGCATCTGAAAGTGGTGCTGAAAAGCGAGTGCGGTTCGGTGAAGCTCGACGGCATTGCCTTTGGTATCGACCGCGATGTCTGGCCGAATCCGACCATTCAATGGGTTGAACTGGCCTACAAGCTCGACGTCAACGAGTTTCGTGGCAACGAGACCGTGCAACTGATGATTGCCCACATCGAACCGCGCTGACGCCATTCGCGAGCAAGCCCGCTCCCAGCTGGACGGAGTTGTTCTTGTGAGCGGGCTTGCTCGCGAAGGCCGACTTTCACACACAGAATTACTCTGAACCCTGCCTCCTCCTCAGTTGTCGACTAGGCTCTAAGCACTGCTTGATTGGCCTTGTGACGTCTTGTCGAATGTTTTGCCCGCGGGGGCGGGTGTTGTACCTTTTTCCTGTCACTCGTCGACTATTCAAACAGAACCCTGGAGCCTGCCCACTGATTCGAGAGGTGCCCCATGAGTCTGCTGCTTGAACCCTTCACCCTTCGCCAACTGACCCTGCCCAATCGCATCGCCGTGTCGCCGATGTGCCAGTATTCCAGCGTCGACGGCCTGGCCAACGACTGGCATCTGGTGCACCTCGGCAGTCGCGCCGTCGGCGGCGCCGGCCTGGTCTTCACCGAAGCCACGGCGGTCACCGCCGACGGGCGGATTACCGCTGAAGACCTCGGTCTGTGGAACGACGAACAGATTGCACCGTTGCAACGCATTACCCGATTTATTACGTCCCAAGGCGCGGTCGCCGGCATCCAACTGGCCCATGCCGGGCGCAAGGCCAGCACCCATCGGCCGTGGATCGGCAAGCATGGCAGCGTCAAACCCGATGATGGCGGCTGGACCCCGGTCGGGCCTTCGCCGATTGCTTTCGACCCGCAACACACGCAACCGAAACAGCTGGATGAAGGGCAGATCGCTGATGTCATTCAGGCCTTTGTCGATGCTGCCAAACGAGCGTTGACGGCGGGTTTCAGTGTGGTTGAGGTGCATGCCGCGCACGGTTATCTATTGCATCAGTTTCTTTCGCCACTGAGCAATCAGCGCCGCGATCAATATGGTGGTTCGTTTGAAAACCGCATTCGCCTGGTGCTGCAAGTCACCGAGGCGGTGAGGGCGGTCTGGCCTGAGGAATTGCCGGTGTTTGTCCGCGTATCGGCCACTGACTGGGTGGAGGACGGCTGGAACCCGGATGAAACCGTGGAGCTGGCGCGACGCCTGCACACGCTTGGCGCGGATCTCATTGATGTGTCTTCGGGTGGCACCGCAGCGAATGCCGAGATTCCAGTGGGGCCGGGCTATCAGACGCGCTTCGCCGAACGTGTGCGTAAGGAGTCAGGCATCGCCACTGGCACTGTGGGCATGATTACCGAGCCGGCGCAGGCTGAGCACATTCTGCGCACCTGTCAGGCCGACATCATCTTCCTCGCCCGTGAGCTGCTGCGTGATCCGTACTGGCCGCTGCACGCCGACGATGATCTGGGTGGGCGCAAAGCGGTGTGGCCGGCGCAATATCAGCGCGCCACTCATCGTGATCAGCCGATTCACGAGTCAGACTTGCGCGATTGAGTGAGTCGCAATAAAGCAAAAAGCCCCGGTCAGTGATGGCCGGGGCTTTGTTTTGTCTGTTGGTCTTTCGCTGCGATGCTGCCGCCATCGCTGGCAAGCCAGCTCCCACAGATTTGGTGGCGTACGCAAAATCTGTGATCAACACCCATCACTGTGGGAGCTGGCTTGCCAGCGATGAGGCCCGTGCAGGCGCCTCAAATCATCAAGGGTACTTGCGCTTGTCCGGCGCCGGCGGGAAGTACTGGTACAACCAGGTCTCGCTCAGCGTGCGGTCATTGGTGCGAATGAACAAACGCAGTTCCACCGGCTCGACGCTGTCATTGGTCGGGTACCAGTCGAACAGGATCCGGTAACCCTTGATGTCGTCGAGCACCAGCACGCTGAAGTCCTGCACCTTGCCGTTGGAACACGTGACCACCGGTTCGATCCCGGTGCCCTGCGGCAGGCGATCCAGGCCGCCTCCGGTGAAGTCCACGGCAAAACGGCGGGCCCACACCGGCGGATAATGCTCGCCCGGTGCCCAGCCTTCAGTAAAGCCGCCCATGCCGGAACGGGTTGCATGCACCCGCGCCAATGGCGTGCCGACCGGCGGCAGGGCGCTCCAGTAGAGCTTGTAGCCGTAATTCAGCGAGTCGCCGGCCGCCACCGGTTTCTTCGGCGTCCAGAACGCAACGATGTTGTCCAGGGTTTCGCCGGTTGTAGGAATTTCCAGCAGATCAATAGAGCCTTCGCCC encodes:
- a CDS encoding NADH:flavin oxidoreductase/NADH oxidase, whose product is MSLLLEPFTLRQLTLPNRIAVSPMCQYSSVDGLANDWHLVHLGSRAVGGAGLVFTEATAVTADGRITAEDLGLWNDEQIAPLQRITRFITSQGAVAGIQLAHAGRKASTHRPWIGKHGSVKPDDGGWTPVGPSPIAFDPQHTQPKQLDEGQIADVIQAFVDAAKRALTAGFSVVEVHAAHGYLLHQFLSPLSNQRRDQYGGSFENRIRLVLQVTEAVRAVWPEELPVFVRVSATDWVEDGWNPDETVELARRLHTLGADLIDVSSGGTAANAEIPVGPGYQTRFAERVRKESGIATGTVGMITEPAQAEHILRTCQADIIFLARELLRDPYWPLHADDDLGGRKAVWPAQYQRATHRDQPIHESDLRD
- a CDS encoding CaiB/BaiF CoA transferase family protein, which produces MPFANKPLSGVKVIELGTLIAGPFASRICGEFGADVIKIESPDGGDPLRKWRKLYEGTSLWWFVQARNKKSLTLNLKHPDGLAILKKLLGEADILIENFRPGVLEKLGLGWETLHALNPKLVMVRLSGFGQTGPMKDQPGFGAVGESMGGLRYITGFEDRPPVRTGISIGDSIAALWGVIGALMALRHREVNGGLGQVVDVALYEAIFAMMESMVPEFDVFGFIRERTGNIMPGITPSSIHTSADGKHVQIGANGDAIFKRFMMIIGRDDLANDPALASNDGRDNRRDELYGVIDRWVNSLPLQTVLDLLNQAEVPASRIFSAEDMFNDPQYLAREMFLHAKLPDGKDFKMPGIVPKLSETPGSSEWVGPQLGEHNAQVLHDLGYDEQQIARLREDGAI
- a CDS encoding response regulator, with the protein product MRSLKILILEPNPFQLMALHQMLNAIGIYDVLTAPSLASALCSLGHRGAVDIAICDPQLKGGDGLALIHHLAQQDQARALILLGAVASSVLGDLERLLCEHRLRMLGCLQTPVSAVLMRGLLDSYLLAPMAARA
- the recJ gene encoding single-stranded-DNA-specific exonuclease RecJ yields the protein MRIEPRQLPATLPFLGDIPPLLTRLYAARGVQSEAELDKSLARLIPFQQLKGIDAAVDLLVTALEQRQRILIVGDFDADGATASTVGMLGLRLLGAAHVDYLVPNRFEYGYGLTPEIVEVALTREPQLLITVDNGISSVEGVAAAKKAGLKVLITDHHLPGDELPQADALVNPNQPGCEFPSKALAGVGVIFYVLMALRARLRSLGWYESKPQPNIGELLDLVALGSVADVVPLDANNRILVHQGLERIRAGRARPGIKAILEVAKRDAARITSTDLGFIVGPRLNAAGRLDDMSLGIECLLTADANRAREMAAQLDGMNQDRKSIEQGMQREALAQLKDLPVESMPFGLCLFDPEWHQGVIGILASRMKERYFRPTIAFADAGDGLLKGSGRSVQGFHIRDALSVVAAQHPNLIAKYGGHAMAAGLTLPQENFALFAEAFDAEVRRQLREEDLTGRMLSDGTLAVEEFHLELARALRHAGPWGQHFPEPLFHGVFQLVEQRVVGERHLKVVLKSECGSVKLDGIAFGIDRDVWPNPTIQWVELAYKLDVNEFRGNETVQLMIAHIEPR
- a CDS encoding YaeQ family protein, whose amino-acid sequence is MAQPSTTYKFELNLTDLDRSIYESVKQTIARHPSETEERMTVRLLAYALWYNEQLSFGRGLSDVDEPALWEKSLDDRVLHWIEVGQPDADRLTWCSRRTERTSLLAYGSLRVWETKVIPAIKNLKNVNIAAVPQEVLETLAKDMPRVIKWDVMISEGTIFVTDDRGQHEVQLQWLQGERG
- a CDS encoding transporter substrate-binding domain-containing protein — its product is MLFYRGLKPALGWMLLFGLLGLMRCSLAAQLALHEEVAAFNVQPVELDARERQWIHENPRVTVASVQYPLYLFQDEHGQWSGLNNDVLKRVSAMTGLQFVHQESFSTDHLLERLESGAADISTTLAMSDERKVFLDFSHAFGGAGWVFVGHIGAPRVESFEQLAGRVVVLPARHALEDLIRRDFPLITVRSVKTYAEARALVESGEAYATIENEIGAQLYPLGLLRVGGLLEGKWEADHLAVRKGMPELLSILNKALEAFPATELRAIRLKWLEGVAPVPEQSIWQRMIEWGCWVMGGWSIFGLLSLVWNRRLTAVIKLRREAEKDLGDQLAFQHALIDSMPDPMFVRDLQGRLIMCNRSYEEALSVRQDQVQGRLLFEVDALPEATASMLHDEFMVQLRTRKSRFSKRQLQFKNGPREVYQWTVPFYSADGQLRGLLGGWTDITQRRTESGCRCPH
- a CDS encoding DUF3509 domain-containing protein produces the protein MESISLLLGEALSPYQVSLSASGARGECRVTLKNSNGAIVVEREFNQAQLSDKRLLTDVVDGLHRDILIAEGRLEPCVIAALRNAALDKRPAL
- a CDS encoding TIGR02285 family protein is translated as MATTSNRSPGCAKTEPFKLKRQQTSEANRAHHWWTWRLFGLLFLLAVSTAAQAKPTLIWLLRDLPPLTILEGPKKDQGVIDQLMPLLIAGLPQYEHTLMRVNRARGLQMLHENPFACDPALLWNKDRAQWVVYSIPAIRVVSNGLVVRQQDRSLLEPYLVGGEVDLSALLAATDRKVGVVAERSYGEFIDNILHQAHSGALTPHYGNDALSNLLSMQRLGRLQVVLGYWPEIRYQAKQAKIAEDELAFYPIQGTGKYLSGYVACSDTTQGRQAISEINQLLRTLPHAHLNQLYAAWLDPERQADYLEQARVFFEQQATH